One part of the Xylanimonas allomyrinae genome encodes these proteins:
- the murD gene encoding UDP-N-acetylmuramoyl-L-alanine--D-glutamate ligase translates to MGLRDHGPVEPRVPLAQARVLVAGLGVTGRAVAGALPGRVASVVTVAPDDDADVATPSDDAGRAALLARADVVVTSPGLRPADPLLVAARAAGVPVWSEVELAWRLRVARSGGRGPAPWLAVTGTNGKTTTVEMLASILAAAGLRTRAVGNVGTPLVEAALDPDLDVLAVELSSFQLHFAHTQQVQAGAVLNIADDHLDWHGSSEAYAADKGRIFERAEVACVYNAGDARTEGLVREADVTEGARAVGFAVGVPGPGMLGLVEDVLVDRAFHAPDDAVDRLTTAAELGTLTDLAHLAPGDGPTPPHVVANALAAAALARAHGVPARAVRDGLRAFRPGGHRIQQVGALDGVAYVDDSKATNAHAAAASLAGFAPGSVVWVAGGLAKGARFDDLVARRADRLRAVVVIGVDPEPFTTALARHAPKIPVLVVDPGETDTVMRRAVDAARSFARAGDTVLLAPAGASQDQFRSYAQRGEAFADAVGAIVAGA, encoded by the coding sequence GTGGGCTTGCGGGATCACGGGCCCGTCGAGCCTCGGGTCCCTCTGGCGCAGGCACGCGTGCTGGTCGCCGGGCTCGGGGTCACGGGCCGTGCCGTCGCCGGTGCGCTGCCCGGGCGGGTGGCGTCGGTCGTGACGGTCGCGCCGGACGACGACGCCGACGTGGCGACGCCGTCCGACGACGCGGGCCGCGCTGCGCTGCTCGCTCGCGCCGACGTCGTCGTGACCTCGCCCGGGCTGCGTCCCGCGGACCCGCTGCTGGTCGCCGCGCGCGCGGCGGGGGTGCCGGTGTGGAGCGAGGTCGAGCTCGCATGGCGGCTGCGCGTCGCGCGGAGCGGGGGGCGCGGGCCTGCTCCGTGGCTGGCCGTCACGGGCACCAACGGCAAGACGACCACGGTCGAGATGCTTGCCTCGATCCTGGCCGCCGCAGGTCTGCGCACGCGTGCGGTGGGCAACGTGGGCACACCGCTCGTCGAGGCGGCGCTCGACCCGGACCTCGACGTGCTGGCCGTCGAGCTGTCGAGCTTTCAGCTCCACTTCGCGCACACGCAGCAGGTCCAGGCGGGGGCGGTCCTCAACATCGCCGACGACCACCTCGACTGGCACGGCTCGTCCGAGGCGTATGCCGCCGACAAGGGGCGCATCTTCGAGCGCGCCGAGGTCGCATGCGTCTACAACGCCGGCGACGCGCGCACCGAGGGCCTCGTGCGCGAGGCCGACGTCACCGAGGGCGCTCGCGCCGTCGGGTTCGCCGTCGGCGTCCCTGGTCCCGGCATGCTCGGGCTCGTGGAGGACGTCCTGGTGGACCGGGCGTTCCACGCTCCGGACGACGCCGTCGACCGGCTGACGACCGCGGCCGAGCTCGGCACGCTGACCGACCTCGCGCATCTCGCTCCGGGCGACGGCCCGACGCCGCCGCACGTCGTGGCCAACGCGCTCGCCGCGGCCGCGCTCGCGCGCGCGCACGGCGTGCCGGCCCGCGCGGTGCGCGACGGCCTGCGGGCCTTCCGCCCGGGCGGCCACCGCATCCAGCAGGTCGGGGCGCTCGACGGCGTCGCCTACGTCGACGACTCGAAGGCGACCAACGCGCACGCGGCAGCCGCATCGCTCGCCGGGTTCGCGCCCGGCAGCGTCGTGTGGGTCGCGGGTGGTCTGGCCAAGGGTGCGCGCTTCGACGACCTTGTCGCGCGACGCGCGGACCGGCTGCGCGCCGTCGTCGTCATCGGTGTCGATCCCGAGCCGTTCACGACGGCGCTTGCCCGACACGCGCCGAAGATCCCCGTCCTCGTGGTCGACCCCGGCGAGACTGACACGGTGATGCGCCGTGCCGTCGACGCCGCACGTTCGTTCGCCCGGGCGGGCGACACCGTGCTGCTGGCCCCGGCGGGTGCCTCCCAGGACCAGTTCCGCTCGTACGCGCAGCGGGGCGAGGCCTTCGCCGACGCGGTGGGGGCGATCGTCGCCGGCGCGTGA
- the ftsW gene encoding putative lipid II flippase FtsW, with translation MAVATTEERPWLGQWNSAVTSYYTLVGTTSLLLVLGLVMVLSSSAVTSIAGGASPYAAFFNQAKFAIMGLPVMLIATRIPVRWYKRVAWPALLVVLALLVAVMFVGIEVKGNRNWLGHGSLRFQPSEVAKVGLSLWLGAVLGRKQRLLGKWSQVIVPAVPGVFLVLALVLAGHDLGTALILIALALGAFWVSGAPARLLGLGAGLAAAIVGYVFIYAQTGSDRLNRILATYGPCTDTQGECYQSLHGLYALGSGGVLGLGLGASREKWRYLPEAHNDFIYAVIGEELGLLGTLTVLGLFVALGIAMSRVVRRHPDPFVKVATAAVACWVVGQAFVNIGVVIGVLPVIGVPLPLVSAGGSALVTTMAALGMVISFARDEPGAAEALAARGSVVRRSLAVIGVQRPGGLSDRAGRAGWRGRLGERRRSRGRQNRARGGRGR, from the coding sequence ATGGCGGTGGCAACGACGGAGGAGCGGCCCTGGCTCGGCCAGTGGAACTCGGCCGTCACGTCCTATTACACCTTGGTCGGAACCACGAGCCTGCTGCTCGTGCTCGGACTGGTCATGGTGCTGTCCAGCTCGGCGGTGACGTCGATCGCCGGTGGGGCTTCGCCGTACGCGGCGTTCTTCAACCAGGCGAAGTTCGCCATCATGGGCCTGCCGGTCATGCTGATCGCGACGCGCATTCCGGTGCGCTGGTACAAGCGTGTGGCGTGGCCTGCCCTGCTGGTCGTGCTCGCGCTGCTGGTCGCGGTCATGTTCGTCGGCATCGAGGTCAAGGGCAACAGGAACTGGCTCGGGCACGGGTCGTTGCGGTTCCAGCCGTCGGAGGTCGCCAAGGTCGGGCTCTCGTTGTGGCTCGGTGCGGTGCTGGGCCGCAAGCAGCGCCTGCTGGGCAAGTGGAGCCAGGTGATCGTGCCGGCGGTGCCCGGCGTCTTCCTCGTTCTCGCGCTGGTGCTCGCGGGGCACGACCTGGGGACCGCGCTCATCCTCATCGCGCTCGCGCTGGGTGCCTTCTGGGTCTCGGGTGCCCCGGCCCGGCTGCTCGGCCTCGGCGCGGGGCTCGCCGCCGCCATCGTCGGGTACGTGTTCATCTACGCGCAGACGGGCAGCGACCGCCTCAACCGCATCCTCGCCACCTACGGTCCCTGCACCGACACGCAGGGCGAGTGCTATCAGTCGCTCCACGGCCTGTACGCGCTCGGCAGCGGTGGCGTGCTGGGGCTGGGCCTCGGGGCGAGCCGCGAGAAGTGGCGCTACCTGCCCGAGGCGCACAACGACTTCATCTACGCCGTCATCGGTGAGGAGCTCGGGCTGCTCGGCACGCTGACGGTGCTGGGCCTGTTCGTCGCCCTGGGCATCGCGATGAGCCGTGTGGTGCGACGCCATCCGGACCCGTTCGTCAAGGTCGCCACGGCCGCCGTGGCGTGCTGGGTCGTGGGCCAGGCCTTCGTCAACATCGGCGTGGTCATCGGCGTGCTGCCCGTCATCGGCGTGCCGCTGCCTCTGGTCTCCGCGGGCGGCTCGGCTCTCGTGACGACGATGGCGGCTCTCGGCATGGTCATCTCCTTCGCGAGAGACGAGCCTGGAGCCGCCGAGGCCCTGGCCGCCCGGGGGAGCGTCGTACGCCGGTCGCTCGCCGTCATCGGCGTGCAGCGGCCGGGCGGGCTCAGCGACCGCGCGGGCCGCGCGGGCTGGCGGGGACGTCTCGGGGAGCGACGGCGTTCACGCGGGCGCCAGAACCGCGCGCGTGGCGGGCGGGGGCGTTGA
- the mraY gene encoding phospho-N-acetylmuramoyl-pentapeptide-transferase — MIAILVASGVSLLVALFGTPLFIRFLVRRNYGQFVRQDGPTAHFTKRGTPTMGGVVIIGATLIGVAASMAVAERLPSATAWLALYLMVGLGVVGFADDFTKIRKQRSLGLTPRAKIIGQGFVGITFAALALQFPNANWRTPASTRISFLRDTNLDLAFAGTTVGLILFVIWANFLITAWSNAVNLTDGLDGLATGVSLVVFLGYVLVGIWQLNQSCQRFAVAGPRCYEVRDPQDIAIVAAAIVGACFGFLWWNASPAKIFMGDTGALALGGALAALSILSRTQILAAIIGGMFVIIVMSDVIQIGFFKMTRRRVFKMAPLHHHFELSGWGEVTIVIRFWLIAGLFAALGMGIFYAEWVVS, encoded by the coding sequence GTGATCGCGATCCTCGTCGCCTCGGGCGTCTCCCTGCTCGTGGCGTTGTTCGGCACGCCGCTGTTCATCCGCTTCCTGGTGCGTCGCAACTACGGTCAGTTCGTCCGTCAGGACGGCCCGACGGCGCACTTCACCAAGCGTGGGACGCCGACCATGGGCGGCGTCGTCATCATCGGGGCGACGCTCATCGGTGTCGCGGCCTCGATGGCGGTGGCCGAACGCCTGCCGAGCGCTACCGCGTGGCTCGCCCTGTACCTCATGGTGGGACTGGGCGTCGTCGGGTTCGCCGACGACTTCACCAAGATCCGCAAGCAGCGTTCGCTCGGGCTGACCCCGCGCGCCAAGATCATCGGCCAGGGATTCGTCGGGATCACGTTCGCCGCGCTCGCGCTGCAGTTCCCGAACGCGAACTGGCGCACGCCCGCCTCGACCCGCATCTCGTTCTTGCGCGACACCAACCTCGACCTCGCGTTCGCGGGGACGACGGTGGGCCTGATCCTCTTCGTCATCTGGGCGAACTTCCTCATCACGGCGTGGTCGAACGCGGTCAACCTCACCGACGGCCTCGACGGCCTGGCGACGGGTGTCTCGCTCGTGGTCTTCCTCGGGTACGTGCTGGTGGGCATCTGGCAGCTCAACCAGTCGTGCCAGCGTTTCGCCGTCGCCGGGCCACGGTGCTACGAGGTGCGCGACCCGCAGGACATCGCGATCGTCGCTGCGGCCATCGTGGGCGCGTGCTTCGGGTTCCTGTGGTGGAACGCGAGCCCCGCCAAGATCTTCATGGGCGACACCGGTGCGCTCGCGCTGGGCGGCGCGCTGGCAGCGCTGTCCATCCTGTCGCGCACGCAGATCCTCGCGGCGATCATCGGTGGCATGTTCGTCATCATCGTGATGAGCGACGTCATCCAGATCGGGTTCTTCAAGATGACCCGCAGACGGGTGTTCAAGATGGCACCGCTGCACCACCACTTCGAGCTGTCGGGGTGGGGCGAGGTCACGATCGTCATCCGGTTCTGGCTCATCGCCGGGCTGTTCGCGGCGCTGGGCATGGGCATCTTCTACGCGGAGTGGGTGGTGTCGTAG
- the murG gene encoding undecaprenyldiphospho-muramoylpentapeptide beta-N-acetylglucosaminyltransferase, with protein sequence MSDSKVESVVLAGGGTAGHVNPLLAVADELRAREPDVRVLVLGTTTGLEAELVPARGYDLRPVPRVPLPRRPSVDLLTLPGKLNAAVRAAEAAIEEVGARVVVGFGGYVSTPAYLAARRHGVPVVIHEQNARPGLANKLGARWAARVGLTFAGTPLRGGVVTGLPLRREIAALVSAREADGAGTRVAAADALGLDPTRPTVVVTGGSSGALNLNAAVAGAAGALLASGAQVLHLTGKGKDGPVREAVALLGSAVEAGRYQVREYLSEMHLALAVADLVVARSGAGTVCELAALGIPAVYVPLPVGNGEQRLNAAPLVRAGGGVLVDDADLTPKWVAAEVPALLGDSPRLAAMAEAALRTGVRDGAARVADLVGQAAAGGAA encoded by the coding sequence GTGAGTGACAGCAAGGTCGAGTCCGTCGTGCTTGCCGGCGGTGGCACCGCCGGCCACGTCAATCCCCTTCTCGCGGTTGCCGACGAGCTGCGCGCGCGCGAGCCCGACGTCAGGGTGCTGGTGCTCGGCACCACGACGGGGCTGGAGGCAGAGCTCGTGCCCGCGCGTGGCTACGACCTGCGGCCCGTGCCGCGCGTGCCGCTGCCCCGGCGCCCTTCGGTCGACCTGTTGACGCTCCCCGGCAAGCTCAACGCCGCGGTCCGTGCGGCCGAGGCGGCGATCGAGGAGGTCGGAGCGCGCGTCGTGGTCGGTTTTGGCGGCTACGTCTCGACGCCCGCCTATCTCGCGGCACGCCGTCACGGCGTGCCCGTGGTGATCCACGAGCAGAACGCGCGCCCGGGCCTGGCCAACAAGCTCGGAGCCCGTTGGGCCGCGCGCGTGGGGCTGACGTTCGCGGGCACGCCGTTGCGCGGCGGCGTCGTCACCGGCCTGCCGCTGCGACGCGAGATCGCCGCGCTGGTCAGCGCGCGCGAGGCCGACGGCGCGGGCACGCGGGTCGCGGCCGCCGACGCGCTCGGCCTGGACCCCACGCGTCCGACCGTGGTCGTCACCGGCGGATCGTCGGGTGCGCTCAACCTGAACGCCGCGGTCGCAGGAGCGGCCGGCGCGCTGCTCGCGTCGGGAGCCCAGGTGCTGCACCTGACGGGCAAGGGCAAGGACGGACCGGTCCGTGAGGCTGTCGCCCTGCTCGGCTCGGCGGTCGAGGCCGGTCGTTACCAGGTGCGCGAGTACCTGTCCGAGATGCACCTCGCGCTCGCCGTGGCGGATCTCGTCGTCGCACGCTCGGGCGCCGGGACCGTCTGCGAGCTTGCGGCCCTGGGCATCCCCGCCGTGTACGTGCCGTTGCCCGTCGGCAACGGGGAGCAGCGGCTCAACGCCGCCCCGCTGGTGCGTGCGGGTGGCGGCGTGCTCGTCGACGACGCCGACCTGACCCCGAAGTGGGTGGCCGCCGAGGTTCCGGCGCTCCTGGGCGACTCGCCGCGACTGGCCGCGATGGCCGAGGCCGCGCTGCGCACCGGGGTGCGCGACGGTGCGGCCCGGGTCGCCGATCTCGTCGGCCAGGCGGCAGCCGGAGGTGCCGCGTGA